Proteins co-encoded in one Lineus longissimus chromosome 11, tnLinLong1.2, whole genome shotgun sequence genomic window:
- the LOC135495488 gene encoding uncharacterized protein LOC135495488 isoform X1, producing MRSSRDPVQFVAAPSSSRPELGTAPLQRHEYAVRPPAEAYPGILDRIGRATDLVYGMEEVLFDNGVVGQDRTSLIELEKDLLEIGAYANVSQGVYYALKIESGRRQLVRFFESGSFSDFFHHKHHHFGDGYRIYTADDIKSKADYLATRRDSISVKKRPASQIGQPPIKAPTKNRVGEIYNRKLAAIKRHIEFSLTECMHEGSTYSVHLQRVNHQHQYQCIYLAHSYVHSFGVDMTTQVQLEEELQSFRLDGQPRHRITRIEDMDNMPRPLSLQHELDVLCLISNDHSLPYPTSRNPSILSKSTSRIGYLRYLSYVPSTIITEETTVPLQLPSSPRNRYIYFEMKGQAIMRNSTLKHFFHPVSSQLPVPNEELYFPDIVPPKKTRKITQHIVKITQQTLQHQLAVCAPTTAILNFHPYLNFKLKLVELGAIFWRYHSPEEDCFILNEYGEDGEIVPNSFCSVTVEDDIVRCSCDIYRIIATIANLDHDNDIIPDGLLCMHCRFVKEEIKPHLNLLLEDSAGTDSSSTVSSAIQARINECKKHLNDPVVRLSAPIFGTTKYSVRSHYSCSIINVSSTGIMVFCTNGACQASSKHKRSVKRLMELEEASTLCEHLATMNANQEVWAPQNAPSFEEEEEADVIDEPAGNPPVYEQVPDKPSKPANFNKITGKWDFGGYSVHKPSVEEKDINAIRNTRARTAVHDGSERFHRNTTTGCFEGLDLIPEIPDRRCKCGSAYTDTDHPNGLPPTEHFTCTLYMRQSPIRAKVFFRECLQRCEERVLYSGASDNVFLWSKQVAACDEVGWDFLNRILSSKISFSSFCDDMSRIYQSIHPASAPFMNKSTFVSWFFSWCGRMQIDFRTHIDPWCKFNPKSIAGDGTHIGMPFRNVNISPVEKPDTPRISKPNHKRFDRVFLPYRPGTDDALVRKARKHLKNTAKIYLSCKDAVIISDVDRALEDENLLSVCPQAPGCKDILTSFLSDVLPADLKQAWAEVLILLNSCCCQYCHSA from the exons ATGCGTTCTTCAAGGGATCCAGTGCAG TTTGTAGCTGCTCCCTCGTCGAGCCGGCCGGAGCTTGGCACAGCGCCGCTCCAGAGGCATGAATATGCTGTCCGTCCGCCAGCTGAAG CCTACCCTGGAATTCTGGACCGGATTGGAAGGGCAACAGACCTTGTGTATGGAATGGAGGAGGTCTTATTCGATAATGGTGTTGTAGGCCAGGATCGCACATCCCTCATCGAGTTGGAGAAGGATTTGCTTGAGATTGGGGCATATGCCAATGTCTCCCAAGGCGTTTATTACGCTCTAAAGATCGAAAGTGGCAGGAGACAGTTGGTTCGTTTTTTTGAGAGTGGTAGCTTTAGCGACTTTTTCCACCACAAACATCATCATTTTG GAGATGGATATCGAATTTACACTGCTGATGATATCAAGTCGAAGGCAGACTATCTGGCCACGAGAAGAGACAGCATCTCGGTGAAGAAGCGACCTGCAAGTCAGATCGGCCAACCACCAATAAAGGCACCCA CTAAAAATCGTGTTGGCGAAATATACAACCGCAAACTGGCTGCAATCAAGAGACATATAGAG TTTTCTCTAACAGAATGTATGCATGAAGGATCAACCTACTCAGTCCACCTGCAAAGAGTGAACCATCAGCATCAATATCAATGCATTTATTTGGCTCACAG CTATGTCCATTCTTTCGGTGTTGACATGACAACCCAAGTGCAACTAGAAGAAGAGCTACAATCTTTCCGCCTTGATGGCCAGCCACGTCACAGGATCACACGCATTGAGGATATGGATAACATGCCACGACCTCTCTCCCTCCAACATGAACTGGATGTCCTATGTCTTATATCAAATGATCACAGTCTACCATACCCAACATCTCGAAATCCATCCATCCTTAGCAAATCAACATCCAGAATCGGCTACCTCCGCTACTTATCATATGTTCCATCCACTATTATTACTGAAGAAACTACCGTCCCACTACAGCTGCCATCATCCCCACGAAATCgttatatatattttgaaatgaaaggtCAAGCCATCATGAGAAACTCAACTCTTAAACATTTTTTCCACCCTGTATCTAGTCAATTACCTGTACCAAACGAAGAGTTATATTTCCCTGACATTGTCCCACCAAAGAAAACCAGGAAGATTACCCAACATATTGTAAAAATAACACAACAGACACTTCAACACCAACTTGCTGTTTGTGCGCCTACTactgccattttgaatttccaTCCATATTTGAACTTTAAATTAAAACTCGTAGAACTCGGTGCTATATTTTGGCGATATCATTCTCCCGAAGAGGACTGTTTTATTTTGAATGAGTATGGTGAAGATGGTGAAATTGTTCCTAATTCTTTCTGTTCCGTTACTGTTGAAGATGACATTGTTCGCTGCTCTTGTGATATATATAGAATCATTGCTACAATTGCTAACCTGGATCACGATAATGATATAATCCCTGATGGCCTCCTTTGTATGCATTGTCGTTTTGTTAAAGAGGAGATAAAGCCTCACCTTAATTTATTACTCGAAGACAGTGCTGGCACTGATTCTTCTTCTACTGTCTCTTCTGCTATCCAAGCTCGTataaatgaatgtaaaaaacACCTCAATGATCCTGTCGTCCGCCTCAGTGCCCCCATATTTGGCACAACTAAATACTCTGTAAGATCACACTATTCATGTTCAATTATCAATGTGTCCTCAACAGGAATAATGGTTTTTTGTACGAATGGTGCTTGTCAGGCTTCCTCCAAACACAAAAGATCAGTGAAAAGGCTAATGGAGCTGGAGGAAGCCTCGACCTTATGTGAACATCTTGCTACTATGAATGCCAACCAGGAGGTCTGGGCCCCTCAAAACGCCCCAAGttttgaagaggaagaagaagcagATGTGATTGATGAGCCAGCTGGAAATCCACCAGTTTATGAACAAGTA CCTGATAAGCCATCAAAGCCTGCCAATTTCAATAAGAtcactggaaagtgggactttGGAGGCTACAGTGTGCACAAGCCTTCTGTGGAAGAAAAAGATATCAATGCGATAAG GAACACACGAGCACGCACAGCAGTCCATGACGGGAGTGAGAGGTTTCACCGCAACACAACAACAGGTTGTTTCGAAGGTCTAGATTTAATCCCAGAGATACCAGATAGAAGGTGCAAATGTGGG TCCGCATATACAGATACAGATCATCCTAACGGCTTGCCTCCGACCGAGCACTTCACTTGTACCTTATACATGAGACAG AGTCCTATAAGAGCTAAAGTGTTCTTTCGAGAATGCCTTCAGAGATGTGAGGAACGTGTTTTATACAGTGGTGCTAGCGACAACGTATTTCTATGGTCCAAGCAAGTGGCAGCATGTGATGAGGTTGGCTGGGATTTTCTCAATCGTATTTTATCATCCAAAATTTCTTTTTCCTCTTTCTGCGATGACATGTCTCGTATTTATCAATCCATCCACCCTGCATCCGCCCCATTCATGAATAAGTCTacttttgtttcatggtttttttcttggtgtggtCGAATGCAGATTGACTTTCGTACTCATATTGACCCCTGGTGTAAATTTAATCCTAAGTCCATTGCTGGCGATGGCACTCACATTGGTATGCCTTTCCGTAATGTAAATATTTCCCCTGTTGAAAAACCAGACACCCCACGTATAAGTAAGCCCAACCATAAACGTTTTGACAGGGTCTTTTTGCCTTACCGTCCAGGCACAGATGATGCTTTGGTAAGAAAAGCTCGTAAACATCTCAAAAACACTGCCAAAATTTATTTATCTTGCAAAGATGCTGTTATTATTTCTGATGTCGATAGAGCCTTGGAGGATGAGAATCTCCTGTCAGTTTGTCCCCAGGCTCCAGGTTGTAAGGATATCCTTACCTCATTTCTTTCTGATGTACTACCAGCTGATTTAAAGCAAGCTTGGGCAGAGGTTCTTATTCTATTAAATTCATGCTGCTGTCAGTACTGTCATTCCGCATAG
- the LOC135495488 gene encoding uncharacterized protein LOC135495488 isoform X2 yields the protein MRSSRDPVQFVAAPSSSRPELGTAPLQRHEYAVRPPAEAYPGILDRIGRATDLVYGMEEVLFDNGVVGQDRTSLIELEKDLLEIGAYANVSQGVYYALKIESGRRQLVRFFESGSFSDFFHHKHHHFAKNRVGEIYNRKLAAIKRHIEFSLTECMHEGSTYSVHLQRVNHQHQYQCIYLAHSYVHSFGVDMTTQVQLEEELQSFRLDGQPRHRITRIEDMDNMPRPLSLQHELDVLCLISNDHSLPYPTSRNPSILSKSTSRIGYLRYLSYVPSTIITEETTVPLQLPSSPRNRYIYFEMKGQAIMRNSTLKHFFHPVSSQLPVPNEELYFPDIVPPKKTRKITQHIVKITQQTLQHQLAVCAPTTAILNFHPYLNFKLKLVELGAIFWRYHSPEEDCFILNEYGEDGEIVPNSFCSVTVEDDIVRCSCDIYRIIATIANLDHDNDIIPDGLLCMHCRFVKEEIKPHLNLLLEDSAGTDSSSTVSSAIQARINECKKHLNDPVVRLSAPIFGTTKYSVRSHYSCSIINVSSTGIMVFCTNGACQASSKHKRSVKRLMELEEASTLCEHLATMNANQEVWAPQNAPSFEEEEEADVIDEPAGNPPVYEQVPDKPSKPANFNKITGKWDFGGYSVHKPSVEEKDINAIRNTRARTAVHDGSERFHRNTTTGCFEGLDLIPEIPDRRCKCGSAYTDTDHPNGLPPTEHFTCTLYMRQSPIRAKVFFRECLQRCEERVLYSGASDNVFLWSKQVAACDEVGWDFLNRILSSKISFSSFCDDMSRIYQSIHPASAPFMNKSTFVSWFFSWCGRMQIDFRTHIDPWCKFNPKSIAGDGTHIGMPFRNVNISPVEKPDTPRISKPNHKRFDRVFLPYRPGTDDALVRKARKHLKNTAKIYLSCKDAVIISDVDRALEDENLLSVCPQAPGCKDILTSFLSDVLPADLKQAWAEVLILLNSCCCQYCHSA from the exons ATGCGTTCTTCAAGGGATCCAGTGCAG TTTGTAGCTGCTCCCTCGTCGAGCCGGCCGGAGCTTGGCACAGCGCCGCTCCAGAGGCATGAATATGCTGTCCGTCCGCCAGCTGAAG CCTACCCTGGAATTCTGGACCGGATTGGAAGGGCAACAGACCTTGTGTATGGAATGGAGGAGGTCTTATTCGATAATGGTGTTGTAGGCCAGGATCGCACATCCCTCATCGAGTTGGAGAAGGATTTGCTTGAGATTGGGGCATATGCCAATGTCTCCCAAGGCGTTTATTACGCTCTAAAGATCGAAAGTGGCAGGAGACAGTTGGTTCGTTTTTTTGAGAGTGGTAGCTTTAGCGACTTTTTCCACCACAAACATCATCATTTTG CTAAAAATCGTGTTGGCGAAATATACAACCGCAAACTGGCTGCAATCAAGAGACATATAGAG TTTTCTCTAACAGAATGTATGCATGAAGGATCAACCTACTCAGTCCACCTGCAAAGAGTGAACCATCAGCATCAATATCAATGCATTTATTTGGCTCACAG CTATGTCCATTCTTTCGGTGTTGACATGACAACCCAAGTGCAACTAGAAGAAGAGCTACAATCTTTCCGCCTTGATGGCCAGCCACGTCACAGGATCACACGCATTGAGGATATGGATAACATGCCACGACCTCTCTCCCTCCAACATGAACTGGATGTCCTATGTCTTATATCAAATGATCACAGTCTACCATACCCAACATCTCGAAATCCATCCATCCTTAGCAAATCAACATCCAGAATCGGCTACCTCCGCTACTTATCATATGTTCCATCCACTATTATTACTGAAGAAACTACCGTCCCACTACAGCTGCCATCATCCCCACGAAATCgttatatatattttgaaatgaaaggtCAAGCCATCATGAGAAACTCAACTCTTAAACATTTTTTCCACCCTGTATCTAGTCAATTACCTGTACCAAACGAAGAGTTATATTTCCCTGACATTGTCCCACCAAAGAAAACCAGGAAGATTACCCAACATATTGTAAAAATAACACAACAGACACTTCAACACCAACTTGCTGTTTGTGCGCCTACTactgccattttgaatttccaTCCATATTTGAACTTTAAATTAAAACTCGTAGAACTCGGTGCTATATTTTGGCGATATCATTCTCCCGAAGAGGACTGTTTTATTTTGAATGAGTATGGTGAAGATGGTGAAATTGTTCCTAATTCTTTCTGTTCCGTTACTGTTGAAGATGACATTGTTCGCTGCTCTTGTGATATATATAGAATCATTGCTACAATTGCTAACCTGGATCACGATAATGATATAATCCCTGATGGCCTCCTTTGTATGCATTGTCGTTTTGTTAAAGAGGAGATAAAGCCTCACCTTAATTTATTACTCGAAGACAGTGCTGGCACTGATTCTTCTTCTACTGTCTCTTCTGCTATCCAAGCTCGTataaatgaatgtaaaaaacACCTCAATGATCCTGTCGTCCGCCTCAGTGCCCCCATATTTGGCACAACTAAATACTCTGTAAGATCACACTATTCATGTTCAATTATCAATGTGTCCTCAACAGGAATAATGGTTTTTTGTACGAATGGTGCTTGTCAGGCTTCCTCCAAACACAAAAGATCAGTGAAAAGGCTAATGGAGCTGGAGGAAGCCTCGACCTTATGTGAACATCTTGCTACTATGAATGCCAACCAGGAGGTCTGGGCCCCTCAAAACGCCCCAAGttttgaagaggaagaagaagcagATGTGATTGATGAGCCAGCTGGAAATCCACCAGTTTATGAACAAGTA CCTGATAAGCCATCAAAGCCTGCCAATTTCAATAAGAtcactggaaagtgggactttGGAGGCTACAGTGTGCACAAGCCTTCTGTGGAAGAAAAAGATATCAATGCGATAAG GAACACACGAGCACGCACAGCAGTCCATGACGGGAGTGAGAGGTTTCACCGCAACACAACAACAGGTTGTTTCGAAGGTCTAGATTTAATCCCAGAGATACCAGATAGAAGGTGCAAATGTGGG TCCGCATATACAGATACAGATCATCCTAACGGCTTGCCTCCGACCGAGCACTTCACTTGTACCTTATACATGAGACAG AGTCCTATAAGAGCTAAAGTGTTCTTTCGAGAATGCCTTCAGAGATGTGAGGAACGTGTTTTATACAGTGGTGCTAGCGACAACGTATTTCTATGGTCCAAGCAAGTGGCAGCATGTGATGAGGTTGGCTGGGATTTTCTCAATCGTATTTTATCATCCAAAATTTCTTTTTCCTCTTTCTGCGATGACATGTCTCGTATTTATCAATCCATCCACCCTGCATCCGCCCCATTCATGAATAAGTCTacttttgtttcatggtttttttcttggtgtggtCGAATGCAGATTGACTTTCGTACTCATATTGACCCCTGGTGTAAATTTAATCCTAAGTCCATTGCTGGCGATGGCACTCACATTGGTATGCCTTTCCGTAATGTAAATATTTCCCCTGTTGAAAAACCAGACACCCCACGTATAAGTAAGCCCAACCATAAACGTTTTGACAGGGTCTTTTTGCCTTACCGTCCAGGCACAGATGATGCTTTGGTAAGAAAAGCTCGTAAACATCTCAAAAACACTGCCAAAATTTATTTATCTTGCAAAGATGCTGTTATTATTTCTGATGTCGATAGAGCCTTGGAGGATGAGAATCTCCTGTCAGTTTGTCCCCAGGCTCCAGGTTGTAAGGATATCCTTACCTCATTTCTTTCTGATGTACTACCAGCTGATTTAAAGCAAGCTTGGGCAGAGGTTCTTATTCTATTAAATTCATGCTGCTGTCAGTACTGTCATTCCGCATAG